Proteins encoded by one window of Deltaproteobacteria bacterium:
- the hydA gene encoding dihydropyrimidinase has product MATLLIKGAEVVTATDHYKADVYIVGEQIQTIGKDLRLSADRVIDATGCYLFPGGIDPHTHMELPFMGTFASDDFETGTLAGLHGGTTTIIDFAIQTQGDTLHHALNQWHERADGKAVGDYAFHIGVTDFNEKSRVEIRELIEKRGVTSFKTFMAYKGALMIDDRQMVGLFAELKKYGGILTTHAENGDLVDHLIQKNREAGNKAPRFHPLSRPAICEAEATGRVIDLAYEGGHPLYIVHMTCEEALDRVKNASFRRQTVLAETCIQYLLLDESLYFQEGFEGAKYVMSPPLRKQKDREALWEGVNQGLILTVATDHCPFCMNQKEMGRDDFSKIPNGAPGVENRMELLFSEGVLKNRISLNKFVQVSSTNAAKIFGLFPRKGTIAVGSDADVVIFDPEAEHTLSVKTHHMRCDYSAYEGWKVRGKCRTTILRGRVVIDEGKVFVERGSGQYLMRNPHNPLLRLRP; this is encoded by the coding sequence ATGGCGACTCTCTTAATCAAGGGCGCTGAAGTGGTTACGGCGACAGATCATTACAAGGCTGATGTCTACATTGTTGGCGAACAGATCCAGACGATTGGTAAAGATCTGAGACTTTCAGCTGACCGGGTCATTGATGCAACCGGCTGTTACCTTTTTCCTGGCGGGATTGATCCCCATACCCATATGGAGCTTCCGTTCATGGGGACATTCGCAAGCGACGATTTTGAAACGGGCACCTTGGCTGGCCTGCATGGGGGGACAACAACCATTATTGATTTTGCCATCCAGACCCAGGGAGATACCCTCCATCATGCCCTGAATCAGTGGCATGAGAGGGCGGATGGAAAAGCGGTTGGCGATTATGCCTTTCACATAGGTGTCACTGATTTTAATGAAAAGAGCCGTGTCGAGATTCGGGAATTAATCGAGAAGCGAGGCGTCACTTCCTTCAAGACCTTCATGGCGTACAAAGGGGCGCTCATGATCGATGACCGCCAGATGGTGGGGCTTTTTGCTGAACTGAAGAAATATGGTGGAATTCTCACGACGCATGCCGAAAATGGTGATCTCGTTGATCACCTGATTCAAAAAAACAGGGAGGCTGGCAACAAAGCACCGAGGTTTCATCCGTTGTCACGCCCTGCAATTTGCGAGGCGGAGGCGACAGGGCGCGTTATTGATCTGGCCTACGAGGGAGGGCACCCCCTTTATATTGTGCACATGACTTGTGAAGAGGCGCTTGATCGTGTGAAGAATGCCTCCTTCCGTCGGCAGACGGTTTTGGCCGAGACCTGCATTCAATATCTGTTGCTCGATGAGTCACTTTATTTTCAGGAAGGTTTTGAGGGGGCGAAGTACGTCATGAGTCCGCCGCTCCGTAAGCAAAAAGACAGGGAGGCGTTGTGGGAGGGGGTCAATCAGGGCTTGATTTTGACCGTTGCCACGGATCATTGCCCATTCTGCATGAACCAGAAGGAGATGGGGAGGGATGATTTCTCCAAGATTCCAAACGGGGCCCCTGGCGTTGAGAACCGGATGGAACTCCTCTTCTCCGAGGGGGTTTTGAAGAACAGGATCTCTTTAAACAAGTTTGTTCAGGTCTCTTCGACCAATGCCGCAAAGATTTTCGGATTGTTCCCCAGGAAGGGAACGATTGCCGTTGGATCAGATGCTGACGTGGTTATCTTTGATCCAGAGGCCGAGCATACGCTATCTGTCAAAACCCATCACATGCGGTGTGATTACAGTGCCTATGAAGGATGGAAGGTTCGCGGAAAGTGCCGGACAACGATCTTGCGTGGTCGCGTGGTGATCGATGAAGGAAAGGTTTTTGTCGAGAGAGGGTCTGGGCAGTATTTGATGAGGAATCCTCATAACCCCCTCTTAAGGCTTCGGCCGTGA
- a CDS encoding acyltransferase: MSRIVKAAVLQVANKLATDLPCEKHREAMIEAHLPYIREAGSKGVQVLCLQEVFTGPYFCPSQDSKWYGLSEKIPDGPTTQLMKEYAKKYNMVLILPLYEEEMTGVYYNTAAVIDADGKYLGKYRKNHIPQVAGFWEKFFFKPGNLGYPVFQTAYGKVGVYICYDRHFPEGARCLGLNGAEVVFNPSATVKGLSRYLWEIEQPAHAVANGYFVGAINRVGKEGPWNVGEFYGSSYFVSPRGKIIAQASEDRDELLMADLNLDEIREVRDLWQFYRDRRPETYKTMVEL; this comes from the coding sequence ATGTCACGCATAGTCAAAGCGGCCGTTCTTCAGGTTGCAAATAAACTGGCTACGGATCTCCCCTGTGAAAAACATCGGGAGGCGATGATTGAGGCGCATCTTCCCTATATCCGGGAGGCCGGTTCCAAGGGGGTTCAGGTTCTGTGCCTTCAGGAGGTCTTTACCGGCCCTTATTTTTGTCCATCACAAGACTCCAAGTGGTACGGTCTCTCCGAAAAGATCCCCGACGGACCGACCACACAGCTCATGAAGGAGTATGCCAAAAAGTACAACATGGTCTTAATCCTCCCTCTTTATGAGGAGGAGATGACAGGAGTTTATTACAACACCGCAGCCGTGATTGACGCCGATGGAAAATATCTCGGCAAGTACCGCAAGAATCACATCCCGCAGGTCGCCGGCTTCTGGGAGAAATTTTTTTTCAAACCCGGAAATCTTGGTTATCCGGTTTTTCAGACCGCCTATGGCAAGGTTGGTGTCTACATCTGCTATGATCGTCATTTTCCCGAGGGGGCTCGGTGTCTCGGCTTGAACGGTGCCGAGGTGGTTTTCAATCCGTCCGCAACGGTTAAGGGGTTGTCCCGTTATCTTTGGGAGATAGAGCAACCGGCCCACGCCGTTGCGAATGGCTATTTCGTTGGGGCGATCAACCGGGTCGGCAAGGAAGGTCCATGGAATGTCGGTGAGTTTTACGGCTCCTCCTACTTTGTGAGTCCACGAGGGAAAATTATTGCCCAGGCCTCAGAGGACAGGGATGAATTGCTTATGGCCGATCTTAATCTGGATGAGATTCGCGAAGTGCGAGATTTGTGGCAGTTTTATCGGGATCGGCGGCCGGAGACCTACAAAACAATGGTGGAGTTATAG
- a CDS encoding aspartate aminotransferase family protein encodes MLQRTNEDLIEKRKKYFVPTAYLYYREPIQLVRAKGVHVWDEKGREYLDAIGGIVSISAGHNHPRINKALLEMLEGDEIQHTSAIYLTRYPVELAEALLEEAPAGLNRVMFTNSGSEANEFAFLAARQATGESTVVNLRHGYHGGTSGTLAQCGHHTWRFRSQPVAATTSALEPYCYRCPFNKTPDSCSLECAKNVETTIQTTTHGKIAAFIAEPVMGVGGFITPPDDYFHEVVKIVHRYGGQYISDEVQTGVGRSGGSFFMTKEIGIDADIITMAKGLGNGAPVGAVLLKTGVVEGMKGKFHFNTFGGDPYQSRQATENINIIREERLIQNAQRMGTRLKEGLQDLMKRHELIGEVRGRGLLVGIELVKDRKTKAYAPEETVELMELCKEEGVLVGKGGLFGNVIRIAPPLSISSDEIDLLVQTIDRSLGKISKKG; translated from the coding sequence ATGTTACAAAGGACCAACGAAGATCTCATTGAGAAGCGAAAAAAATATTTCGTTCCCACGGCCTACCTTTACTATCGGGAACCGATCCAGCTGGTTCGGGCCAAAGGGGTTCATGTTTGGGACGAGAAAGGAAGGGAGTATCTTGATGCAATCGGGGGAATTGTTTCGATCTCTGCCGGTCACAACCACCCACGGATCAATAAGGCACTGCTGGAGATGCTCGAGGGTGACGAAATCCAGCACACGAGTGCTATTTATCTGACACGCTATCCGGTTGAACTGGCTGAGGCATTGCTCGAAGAGGCGCCCGCCGGTTTAAATCGCGTCATGTTCACCAACTCCGGGTCGGAGGCGAACGAGTTTGCCTTCTTGGCCGCCCGCCAGGCAACGGGGGAGTCGACCGTTGTCAATCTCCGGCATGGTTATCATGGTGGGACCTCCGGGACCTTGGCCCAGTGTGGGCACCACACCTGGCGGTTTCGTTCCCAGCCGGTTGCTGCAACAACATCGGCCCTGGAACCTTATTGTTATCGATGTCCCTTTAATAAAACGCCGGACAGCTGCTCCCTGGAGTGTGCCAAGAATGTTGAAACGACGATTCAGACCACGACGCATGGAAAGATTGCCGCCTTCATTGCAGAACCGGTGATGGGCGTTGGTGGTTTTATAACGCCTCCGGATGATTATTTTCACGAAGTCGTAAAGATCGTTCATCGTTACGGCGGTCAGTATATCAGTGACGAGGTCCAGACCGGTGTCGGTCGTTCCGGCGGCTCCTTTTTCATGACAAAGGAGATTGGGATCGACGCCGATATTATCACGATGGCGAAGGGACTGGGGAACGGTGCCCCTGTCGGTGCTGTCCTTCTCAAAACGGGAGTGGTTGAGGGGATGAAGGGAAAGTTTCATTTCAATACCTTTGGCGGTGATCCGTATCAGTCACGACAGGCAACGGAGAACATTAATATTATTCGTGAGGAAAGGCTTATTCAGAATGCCCAACGGATGGGAACGAGACTCAAAGAGGGGCTTCAAGATTTGATGAAGAGGCATGAGTTGATTGGAGAGGTCAGGGGGCGTGGCCTATTGGTTGGAATTGAATTAGTCAAGGATAGAAAGACAAAGGCGTATGCCCCCGAAGAGACAGTCGAATTGATGGAGTTGTGCAAAGAGGAGGGGGTTCTTGTTGGTAAGGGAGGTCTCTTTGGTAATGTTATCAGGATAGCACCGCCGCTTTCCATCAGTAGCGATGAAATAGATTTATTAGTTCAGACCATCGACAGATCTCTTGGTAAAATTTCAAAGAAGGGGTAA
- a CDS encoding NCS1 family nucleobase:cation symporter-1, giving the protein MENSLINPDIAPVPCEKRTWSALHFFSLWVGMAVCIPTYMLASSLIDGGMNWSQAILTVLLGNSIVLIPMILNGHVGVKYGIPYPVFARASFGIRGSNIAAMLRAIVACGWFGIQTWIGGAAIYSAVLVLWPEAANLPTVLPEFIGVGLVPFLCFLLFWLINLYFIWKGTESIKWLETACAPFLILCGLALLGWAIMKADGLGPILSSPSRFETSDAFWAFFVPGLTGMVGFWATLSLNITDFTRYAANQKSQVVGQALGLPTTMTLFAFIGVVVTSATVILYGEAIWDPVLLVRRFDSPMIVLVSMFAVLIATLSTNVAANVVGPANDFSNLSPSRISFKQGGYITGLIGILMMPWKLVKDPSGYIFTWLIGYSALLGPIGGILLVDYYLVRRCELSVNDLYRRGGAYWYRNGINWRAVVAFLLGVLPNLPGFLTQVKVLDLSNYPLLISFYHYAWFIGFFLAGVSYYLFSLIERTEAEGETETEEVTV; this is encoded by the coding sequence ATGGAGAACAGTCTCATCAATCCGGACATTGCACCAGTCCCGTGTGAGAAGAGGACCTGGAGCGCCTTGCACTTTTTCTCGCTCTGGGTCGGGATGGCGGTCTGTATCCCGACTTACATGCTCGCCTCGTCGCTGATTGATGGTGGGATGAATTGGTCTCAGGCGATCCTGACGGTTTTGCTGGGGAACAGCATTGTCCTGATCCCGATGATCTTAAATGGCCATGTCGGTGTGAAATATGGGATTCCTTACCCTGTCTTTGCCCGGGCCAGTTTTGGAATCCGTGGTTCAAATATCGCGGCGATGCTTCGGGCGATCGTTGCGTGTGGCTGGTTTGGGATCCAGACCTGGATTGGCGGCGCGGCGATTTACAGTGCTGTTCTTGTCCTCTGGCCGGAGGCGGCAAATCTTCCAACGGTCCTGCCGGAATTTATTGGTGTCGGGCTCGTTCCGTTTCTCTGCTTCCTTCTTTTTTGGCTGATCAACCTCTATTTTATCTGGAAGGGGACCGAATCGATCAAATGGCTCGAGACTGCCTGTGCGCCGTTTCTGATCCTCTGTGGATTGGCCCTGCTTGGTTGGGCGATCATGAAGGCGGATGGATTGGGACCGATCTTGTCCTCTCCGTCCCGGTTTGAGACCTCCGATGCCTTTTGGGCCTTTTTTGTCCCCGGTCTGACCGGAATGGTCGGCTTTTGGGCAACGCTCAGTCTGAACATTACCGACTTTACGCGGTATGCGGCGAATCAGAAGTCTCAGGTCGTAGGGCAGGCGTTAGGGCTGCCAACGACGATGACCCTTTTTGCCTTTATCGGGGTTGTTGTAACGAGTGCGACGGTTATTCTCTATGGCGAGGCGATCTGGGATCCCGTCCTGTTGGTCCGGCGGTTTGATTCTCCAATGATCGTTCTGGTCTCAATGTTTGCCGTTTTGATCGCCACGCTGTCCACCAATGTGGCGGCGAATGTTGTGGGACCGGCCAATGACTTTTCTAATTTGAGCCCTTCCCGCATCAGTTTCAAGCAGGGGGGGTATATCACCGGACTGATCGGGATTTTGATGATGCCGTGGAAACTGGTGAAAGATCCGTCGGGATACATCTTTACCTGGCTGATCGGCTACTCGGCACTGCTCGGGCCGATTGGAGGGATTCTCCTCGTTGATTACTATCTTGTCCGACGATGTGAACTCTCCGTCAACGATCTCTATCGCCGGGGTGGGGCCTATTGGTACAGAAATGGGATTAACTGGAGGGCGGTTGTTGCATTTCTTTTAGGTGTCTTGCCGAACCTTCCCGGCTTTTTGACCCAGGTAAAGGTTCTCGATCTCTCTAACTACCCTCTGTTGATTTCATTCTATCACTACGCCTGGTTCATCGGCTTCTTCCTCGCAGGGGTCAGTTACTATCTCTTCTCACTGATTGAGCGGACAGAAGCAGAGGGAGAGACTGAAACCGAAGAGGTGACGGTTTAG
- a CDS encoding macro domain-containing protein has translation MSVITIAQKPGASPKNPITDSGDHSSGGEIREILLSFYAKNRTIINTLSFIAGTAFVAGTLWSRRSPSGVTGSTDTLAALLERCGIKTKTIKAGVNTGEETAIIMGDMTTIKADAYVVPHFKGGASNGGVGAAIYRSGAVQGMRDYARIADINRNRGIDVPWGTCTLTQSGGGQSKYLLNVVSVGNPGTPQDEAFTILKSVLSALQTASEHRIDSVVIPALGTGIIGKLTPAQSAWTILHAVEQFRLAKPNTIPQKIIIAIYGDPQTYEVFSRILTLGTQDPTAMSMARGPGRTFDLIRWLAEAEAGDRVKLS, from the coding sequence ATGAGCGTTATCACAATTGCTCAAAAACCCGGCGCTTCCCCAAAAAACCCGATAACTGATTCCGGGGATCATTCTTCAGGCGGAGAAATTAGAGAAATCCTCCTCTCCTTTTACGCCAAAAATAGAACTATAATAAATACCCTCTCTTTTATTGCCGGAACCGCTTTTGTTGCAGGAACGCTTTGGTCAAGACGATCTCCTTCTGGGGTAACAGGAAGCACTGATACCCTTGCAGCTTTACTGGAACGTTGTGGCATTAAAACAAAAACTATTAAGGCAGGGGTAAACACCGGCGAAGAGACCGCCATTATTATGGGGGACATGACAACGATTAAGGCCGATGCCTATGTTGTCCCACATTTTAAAGGCGGTGCCTCCAATGGCGGTGTTGGGGCTGCTATCTACCGATCAGGTGCCGTCCAGGGAATGAGGGATTATGCCAGAATTGCCGATATCAATCGAAATCGGGGCATTGACGTTCCCTGGGGCACTTGTACTCTGACTCAAAGTGGAGGGGGTCAGTCAAAATATCTTCTTAATGTCGTGAGTGTTGGAAACCCTGGAACACCGCAAGACGAAGCATTCACCATATTAAAATCTGTACTCAGTGCCCTTCAAACCGCGAGCGAACATCGAATTGATTCAGTTGTCATTCCTGCTTTGGGGACAGGCATCATTGGCAAACTAACACCAGCCCAGTCTGCTTGGACGATCCTCCACGCCGTAGAACAATTCCGACTTGCAAAACCGAACACTATACCCCAAAAAATCATTATCGCTATTTATGGCGACCCTCAGACTTATGAAGTTTTTTCAAGAATTCTAACTCTGGGGACTCAAGATCCAACAGCGATGTCGATGGCACGAGGACCGGGACGAACCTTTGACCTAATCCGTTGGTTAGCGGAAGCAGAAGCGGGCGACCGAGTAAAGCTGTCATAA
- a CDS encoding ribbon-helix-helix protein, CopG family has translation MSKTISTSISLPLPLEKAVQKEARAEHRTKSGFIQEAIRYYLEAKRWKRLQRETAERARQLGIRSEEDVEELVDSVRT, from the coding sequence ATGAGTAAAACCATCTCTACCAGCATCTCACTCCCACTCCCTCTGGAAAAGGCCGTTCAAAAGGAGGCCCGGGCGGAGCATCGGACCAAGAGCGGGTTCATCCAGGAGGCTATCCGCTATTACCTGGAGGCCAAGCGATGGAAGAGACTGCAAAGAGAGACGGCGGAACGGGCACGTCAGCTCGGAATTCGTTCCGAAGAAGATGTTGAAGAGCTCGTTGACTCGGTACGCACGTGA
- a CDS encoding putative toxin-antitoxin system toxin component, PIN family, with protein MKIVCDTNVLISAYIFPGGPPEEIINLARVKEVTLCISPDIVTEFKKVLLMKFKHTEREADDRVERLTQISEIVYPKERISLIQRKDSDNRILECAQAAEVDYLVSGDKRDILPLGKIGQTEILTATVFLERYKERNTR; from the coding sequence GTGAAGATCGTTTGTGATACCAATGTTCTTATTTCCGCCTACATCTTTCCGGGCGGGCCTCCAGAGGAGATAATCAATCTAGCAAGGGTCAAGGAGGTTACGCTCTGTATTTCACCTGACATTGTGACTGAATTCAAAAAAGTCCTTCTCATGAAATTCAAGCATACTGAGAGAGAGGCGGATGACCGTGTGGAACGCCTGACACAGATTTCCGAGATCGTTTATCCCAAGGAAAGAATAAGTCTCATTCAGAGAAAAGATTCCGATAACCGGATTCTGGAGTGTGCCCAAGCGGCTGAGGTTGATTACCTGGTTTCTGGAGACAAGAGGGACATTCTCCCACTTGGAAAAATTGGTCAAACCGAGATCCTAACGGCTACCGTATTTCTCGAAAGATACAAAGAACGAAATACTCGCTAA
- a CDS encoding tyrosine phenol-lyase, whose product MLHKRSWAEPFRIKVVELLKKTSPEEREERLREAGYNTFLLRAEDVYIDLLTDSGTNAMSDYQWAGMMLGDEAYAGSRNFYALERNMRTYYGYRYLIPTHQGRGAEHLISKLLIKPGDFIPGNMYFTTTRLHQELVGGTFVDVIIDEAHNATSEHPFKGNIDLQKLGDLIKKVGPNRIPYVTVAATVNMAGGQPISIKNLRAVRELTAHHGIKIIFDATRAIENAHFIRVREPGYENRSIASILKEICSYTDGATVSAKKDLLVNIGGFLALNDEALFEEARNLVVIYEGLHTYGGMAGRDMEAMARGMEEAVKEEHIQARIGQVEYVGERLIEQGIPIIVPIGGHAVFLDAKRFLPHLPQTSFPAQALASELYRESGIRSMERGIVSAGRDSKTGDHHYPALELVRLTFPRRVYTQAHCDVTVEAVEAVWNRREKIRGLRMVYEPKYLRFFQARFEPLDS is encoded by the coding sequence ATGCTCCATAAGCGTTCATGGGCTGAGCCGTTTCGGATCAAGGTCGTTGAGCTCCTGAAAAAGACGTCACCTGAAGAGCGGGAAGAGCGTCTTCGGGAGGCTGGCTACAATACCTTTCTGCTACGGGCGGAGGATGTCTATATCGATCTGCTCACCGACAGCGGCACCAATGCGATGAGTGATTATCAGTGGGCCGGGATGATGCTCGGCGACGAGGCGTATGCCGGAAGCCGGAATTTTTACGCCTTGGAACGAAACATGCGGACTTATTACGGGTATCGTTATCTCATTCCGACCCACCAGGGGAGAGGCGCCGAACATCTGATCTCAAAACTCCTGATCAAGCCGGGCGACTTCATCCCCGGCAACATGTATTTTACGACAACGCGGCTCCATCAGGAGCTGGTCGGAGGAACCTTTGTCGATGTGATCATCGACGAGGCCCACAACGCTACCTCCGAACACCCGTTCAAAGGAAATATTGATCTCCAGAAGCTTGGAGATCTTATCAAAAAGGTGGGACCCAACCGGATCCCTTATGTCACGGTTGCCGCCACGGTCAATATGGCCGGAGGTCAACCGATCTCAATCAAAAATCTTCGGGCGGTTCGAGAGTTAACGGCCCACCACGGCATCAAAATCATTTTTGACGCCACCCGTGCGATAGAAAATGCCCATTTTATCCGTGTGAGAGAGCCTGGATATGAAAACAGGAGCATCGCCTCAATTCTTAAGGAGATCTGTTCTTACACGGACGGGGCCACCGTCAGTGCCAAAAAGGATCTCCTGGTTAATATCGGCGGTTTTCTGGCCCTCAATGACGAGGCCCTCTTTGAGGAGGCGAGAAATCTCGTCGTGATCTATGAGGGGCTCCATACCTATGGAGGGATGGCGGGGCGTGATATGGAGGCGATGGCACGTGGAATGGAAGAGGCCGTCAAGGAGGAGCATATCCAGGCCCGGATCGGTCAGGTGGAGTATGTCGGAGAAAGACTGATCGAGCAGGGCATCCCGATTATCGTCCCGATCGGTGGACATGCGGTTTTTCTTGATGCCAAGCGCTTTCTTCCCCACCTTCCACAAACCTCATTCCCGGCCCAGGCGCTCGCCTCAGAGCTCTATCGGGAATCCGGAATCCGCTCTATGGAGCGTGGCATCGTATCCGCTGGAAGAGACAGCAAGACGGGGGATCATCACTATCCGGCGCTTGAACTTGTTCGGTTAACCTTTCCACGCCGTGTTTACACGCAGGCCCACTGTGACGTAACGGTAGAGGCCGTAGAGGCGGTCTGGAACCGGAGAGAAAAAATTCGCGGACTCCGGATGGTTTATGAACCAAAATACCTGCGGTTCTTCCAGGCCCGTTTTGAACCACTGGATTCTTAA
- the preA gene encoding NAD-dependent dihydropyrimidine dehydrogenase subunit PreA, which translates to MIDLNVNFAGIKSPNPFWLASAPPTNTGYQVMKAFRSGWGGAVWKTLGQPIVNVSSRYGALHYRDKRMMGFNNIELITDRPLEANLAEMAEVKKNFPHHALIASLMFEGKEEWHDGIRRCEDVGVDGFELNYGCPHGMCERGMGSAVGQNPAVAEKITSWVKEAATKPVIVKLTPNITDITAAGLAAQRGGADAVSLINTINSVTGIDLKTMEPNPRVGGFSSHGGYCGPAVKPIALNMVSELYNHPDFKLPISGIGGIETWADCVEFFLMGASTVQVCTAVMHYGFRIVTDLIDGFSNYLEEKGMRRPTDLTGIAAKKLRRWENLDLNYKVIAHIDEKKCIACQLCYIACEDGAHQSIRLNPGSRIPEIIEDHCVGCNLCSHVCPVEDCITMVSIDRGLPKLTWPDHPKNPLRKTA; encoded by the coding sequence ATGATCGATCTCAATGTTAATTTTGCCGGAATCAAATCCCCAAACCCTTTCTGGCTCGCCTCGGCGCCACCAACCAACACAGGGTATCAGGTCATGAAGGCGTTCCGCTCCGGTTGGGGTGGGGCCGTCTGGAAGACCCTGGGCCAACCGATTGTCAATGTCTCCAGTCGGTACGGGGCCCTTCATTACCGTGACAAGCGGATGATGGGATTCAACAACATTGAGCTGATTACCGATCGACCTCTCGAGGCAAACCTGGCTGAAATGGCCGAGGTCAAAAAGAACTTCCCCCATCATGCGTTGATCGCCTCACTCATGTTCGAGGGGAAAGAGGAATGGCACGACGGCATCAGGCGGTGTGAGGATGTCGGTGTGGACGGTTTTGAGCTGAACTACGGCTGTCCCCACGGGATGTGCGAGCGGGGCATGGGATCAGCCGTTGGCCAGAATCCGGCTGTCGCCGAAAAGATCACCTCATGGGTGAAAGAGGCGGCGACCAAACCGGTCATTGTCAAACTGACTCCCAACATCACGGATATCACCGCCGCAGGACTCGCGGCACAACGGGGTGGGGCCGACGCCGTTTCACTGATCAACACCATCAATTCGGTCACTGGCATTGACCTGAAAACGATGGAACCGAACCCTCGTGTCGGCGGCTTTTCAAGCCATGGCGGTTACTGCGGTCCGGCGGTCAAACCGATCGCCCTGAATATGGTCTCCGAGCTTTACAACCACCCTGACTTCAAGCTCCCGATCTCCGGTATCGGCGGTATCGAGACCTGGGCCGATTGCGTTGAATTTTTCCTGATGGGCGCCTCGACCGTTCAGGTCTGCACTGCCGTGATGCATTACGGTTTCCGGATCGTAACCGACTTGATCGACGGGTTTTCAAATTATCTTGAGGAAAAAGGGATGCGGCGCCCAACCGATTTAACAGGCATCGCGGCCAAGAAACTCCGGCGATGGGAAAATCTTGATTTAAATTACAAGGTGATCGCCCATATTGATGAGAAAAAGTGTATTGCCTGCCAGCTTTGTTACATCGCCTGTGAGGATGGGGCCCATCAATCGATCCGTTTGAACCCCGGCTCCCGTATCCCAGAGATTATTGAAGATCATTGCGTCGGCTGCAATCTCTGCAGTCACGTCTGCCCGGTGGAGGATTGTATCACGATGGTTTCTATTGATCGAGGCCTCCCCAAATTGACCTGGCCCGATCACCCGAAAAACCCGCTCCGAAAAACCGCCTGA
- a CDS encoding NAD(P)-dependent oxidoreductase, which produces MAGIPLPTLSEQELQERFAKIKPRMTDQEAMGEASRCLFCHDAPCINACPTSIDIPMFIRQIMTRNPKGAAKTIFTQNILGQSCADVCPTEVLCEGSCVYLGMNKNPIEIGRLQGYATAKTIDQNIHFFKKGRPSGRRVAILGAGPAGLACAHELTVLGHEAVVFEASEKAGGLNRYGVAPYKYSNQSSDREVAYVAEIGFEIKTGQQIETNALKPLEKRFDAIFIGIGLGETRPPPLPGIEKEGAFAASDFIYNLRKNNLRVPIGRRVVVIGGGNTAIDAAVESAKLGSQVTLVYRRTEDKMSAYDFEVELARQHGVQLIFQATPVEILGNKKVEGIQLSPSPLEGEGWGEGGLLSCDMVIFATGQEKQLSFLKSIPGLELENGKIKVNKDFETTNERYFAGGDCVNGGKEVVHAVAHGREAARGIDSYFKRKLL; this is translated from the coding sequence ATGGCGGGGATACCACTACCAACTCTTTCCGAACAGGAACTTCAAGAGAGATTCGCCAAGATTAAGCCCCGAATGACCGATCAGGAGGCGATGGGGGAGGCGTCCCGTTGTCTCTTTTGCCACGATGCCCCCTGCATCAACGCCTGCCCGACCTCTATCGATATTCCTATGTTCATCCGGCAGATCATGACCCGAAATCCGAAAGGGGCCGCCAAGACAATTTTTACCCAGAATATTCTGGGGCAATCCTGCGCCGATGTCTGCCCGACGGAGGTCTTGTGCGAAGGGTCGTGCGTTTATTTAGGAATGAACAAGAACCCGATAGAGATCGGACGACTTCAAGGCTACGCCACAGCGAAGACGATCGACCAAAACATCCATTTCTTCAAAAAGGGAAGACCTTCCGGCCGGAGGGTTGCGATCCTTGGCGCCGGTCCCGCAGGTCTTGCCTGTGCCCATGAATTGACTGTTCTGGGACATGAAGCGGTTGTTTTTGAGGCGAGTGAAAAGGCAGGTGGTTTAAATCGTTACGGCGTCGCACCCTACAAATATTCCAATCAAAGCTCCGATCGTGAAGTCGCCTATGTTGCCGAAATCGGTTTTGAGATCAAAACAGGCCAACAGATTGAAACCAATGCCTTGAAACCGCTTGAGAAGAGATTTGATGCCATTTTTATCGGGATTGGTCTTGGGGAGACCAGGCCCCCTCCCCTGCCCGGCATTGAAAAAGAAGGGGCCTTCGCCGCCTCCGACTTCATCTACAACTTGAGAAAGAACAATCTCAGGGTACCGATAGGGCGTCGCGTTGTTGTGATCGGTGGTGGCAACACAGCAATCGACGCCGCGGTTGAATCAGCAAAGCTTGGAAGCCAAGTGACTCTCGTGTACCGCCGAACTGAAGACAAGATGAGCGCCTACGATTTTGAGGTGGAACTGGCGAGACAACATGGGGTTCAGCTGATATTCCAGGCAACGCCGGTAGAAATCCTTGGGAACAAGAAAGTTGAAGGTATTCAATTATCACCCTCTCCCCTCGAGGGAGAGGGATGGGGTGAGGGGGGCCTCCTCTCATGCGACATGGTCATTTTCGCGACCGGCCAGGAAAAACAACTCTCCTTTTTAAAATCGATCCCCGGCCTGGAATTGGAGAATGGAAAGATCAAGGTGAACAAAGATTTTGAAACGACGAATGAGAGATATTTTGCCGGTGGTGACTGCGTCAACGGCGGCAAGGAGGTGGTCCATGCGGTCGCCCATGGGCGTGAAGCCGCACGAGGGATTGACTCCTATTTTAAGAGGAAACTTTTATGA